The proteins below are encoded in one region of Pseudophryne corroboree isolate aPseCor3 chromosome 8, aPseCor3.hap2, whole genome shotgun sequence:
- the LOC134949174 gene encoding probable zinc transporter protein DDB_G0282067: protein MDGKTTDTSEREKVGEEKQVIKMVSHILLSAVAFAVVLTQIIMSRLSDSLLTLADSAHTLSLLIALCPELILSYSSSLPAHAQARLPTLFSLLSPLLLSSLCLSLTLGSLGHLVHPHHSHRPALILVAGVLGLLFNVIYMAVTGAFQGLCLARVQLQKQRWRLVLRMLCSLAPSSLLLTSSLLLHLFSHPAVHYLDPALSLVSITIMVASVYSDIVQNGRVLLQAVPTSTELQSVKMDLDTLCGHEGYHELHMWALAPGHGVASLHIHCSGLEAYKNIVSQARILFKHHGIRELTIQPEFGIPGPCALACGPSCVHHSCCKSTHSISNDLILANMCT from the exons TTATCAAAATGGTGTCTCATATCCTGCTCTCCGCTGTCGCTTTTGCGGTCGTCCTCACCCAGATCATAATGAGTAGACTGTCAGACTCGCTGCTCACACTGGCGGACTCCGCGCACACACTCTCTCTGCTCATTGCACTGTGCCCAGAGCTCATCCTTTCCTACTCATCCTCCTTGCCCGCACATGCCCAGGCCCGACTTCCGACTCTCTTTTCGCTactctctcctctcctcctctcttcccttTGCCTGTCTCTCACACTAGGGTCGCTGGGACATCTTGTGCATCCTCACCACTCTCACCGTCCGGCTCTCATCCTCGTGGCTGGAGTGCTGGGTCTGCTGTTTAATGTCATATATATGGCGGTCACTGGAGCTTTTCAAG GTCTGTGTCTAGCAAGAGTGCAACTACAGAAACAAAGATGGCGGCTGGTTCTGCGCATGCTGTGTTCCTTGGCACCTTCATCCCTGCTCCTCACCAGCAGCTTGTTGCTGCATCTGTTTAGTCACCCTGCTGTACACTACTTAGATCCTGCTCTCTCATTGGTTTCTATAACAATCATGGTTGCTTCAGTCTACTCTGACATTGTTCAAAATGGCCGTGTACTCCTCCAGGCTGTGCCAACCTCTACAGAGTTACAAAGTGTAAAAATGGATCTGGACACACTCTGCGGCCATGAGGGATATCATGAGCTTCATATGTGGGCCCTTGCCCCAGGACATGGTGTAGCATCTCTACACATTCACTGTTCTGGACTGGAGGCATACAAGAATATCGTAAGCCAGGCCAGGATTCTATTTAAGCACCACGGCATCAGAGAGCTGACCATACAGCCAGAGTTTGGAATTCCTGGGCCCTGTGCTTTGGCTTGTGGGCCCAGCTGTGTTCACCACTCCTGCTGCAAGTCCACACATTCTATAAGCAATGATTTAATCTTGGCCAACATGTGCACCTGA